The genomic stretch CCCTCTCCGGCACGTCGGTCGCGGAGCTCGAGGACCACTTCGCCGGCCGCGGCTACGGCGACCTGAAGAAGGAGCTGGCCGAGGTCGTCACCGACGCGCTGACGCCCATCCGGACGCGGACCCTGGAACTGCTCGACGACCCCGCGGAGCTGGAGCGGGTCCTCGCCGCGGGCGCCGCTCGGGCCCGCGAGGTGGCTGCCCCGACGCTGGCGCGGGCCTACGAGCGGATCGGGTTCCTCACGGGGGCCCGGCCGTGAACGACGACACGTTCGTCGCCCGCCGCCCCTCCCCACCCGAGACGACGGTGCTGGGCATCGTCGTCTCCATCCCGGAGCCGTGGGCCCAGCTGCTGGTCGACTGGCGGTCGAAGGTCGGTGACCCGCAGGCGAGCCTCGTCCCGCCGCACGTGACGCTGCTACCGCCCACCGAGGTGGCGGTCTCCGAGCGACCGGCGATCACCGCACACCTGGCCGAGGTCGCCCGCTGCCACGCGCCGTTCACCATGCACCTGTCCGGCACGGGCACCTTCGCACCCGTCGCCGACGTGGTCTTCGTCGCGGTCGCCCGGGGCATCGGCAACTGCGAGCTGATCGCCAACGACGTCCGCCGGGGCCCGCTCGCCCGATCGCTGGCCTTCCCGTACCACCCGCACGTGACCGTCGCCCACGACGTCCCGGCGGACATGCTCGACCTGGCGTACAGCGGCCTGGCCGATCTCTCAGCGGAGTTCCCGGTCACCTCGTTCACCGAGTTCGAGCAGACGGCGAGCGGCGCCTGGGCGGTCGCCCGGGAGTACCCCCTGACCGGGTGAGCACTTCTCGGCCCCGTCCGGAGGCTCGCCCCGAGCGTGCGAGGGGTGAGAAGGACGGGGTCCTTCGGCAGACTCGGGCGGTGAGTTCCGCCGCCTCCTCCCCGGACCCCGGTCGCGCCCCGTGGTTCACCCGTGCCTACGCCTGGGGCGAGGAGCAGGTGCGGTCGGCGCGCCGGCGGTGGGACTGGTTCGACCACCTCGCCCGTGCCGGCGGTCGCTACCGGGGGGTGCAGGGCGACCTGATGGCGGCCGGGGTCACCTACTTCGCCTTCCTGGGCCTGTTCCCCCTCCTGCTGCTCGCCGCCTCGATCATCGGACTGG from Blastococcus sp. PRF04-17 encodes the following:
- a CDS encoding 2'-5' RNA ligase family protein yields the protein MNDDTFVARRPSPPETTVLGIVVSIPEPWAQLLVDWRSKVGDPQASLVPPHVTLLPPTEVAVSERPAITAHLAEVARCHAPFTMHLSGTGTFAPVADVVFVAVARGIGNCELIANDVRRGPLARSLAFPYHPHVTVAHDVPADMLDLAYSGLADLSAEFPVTSFTEFEQTASGAWAVAREYPLTG